In a single window of the Arthrobacter zhangbolii genome:
- a CDS encoding LamG-like jellyroll fold domain-containing protein, translating to MSAFIVGLAVGQPVRPAAAADDPVVPPPETVSTDVLTTPQINGVVWDLAVNGNVAYAVGSFTRARPSGTATGSTAEVVRNNAMSFDISTGALLPWNPNLNAQARAVDVSPDGSEVFVGGEFSSVSGQARSKLAVFNTGTGALKPFSTSIGGSVHSISVTATTVYVGGSFKTAGGQNRSNAVALNRSTAATLPWAPSTDNIVHAVVASADNTRVVLGGRFQTLNGQALVGIGAVDGSTGATQPWTSTPIPARQGENSSWVTQLVETNGVIYGSANGDGGHWFDGRFAADFTTGDLVWLDNCYGASTDVAVMGQAMYSVSHAHDCTSLGEFPESNPQSWRRGLAETTYATGTDKGAPSGNSKYSGQPVPSLLHWYPSINSGFYTNQFQGGWALATSGNYLVMGGEFTTVNGKNQQGLAVFAKRSVAPNKIAPVYSATLKPTVVSRDAGTVRVSWPSTWDYDDATLTYDVLRDNSLTAIASIDQKSSWWRTASLGYEDHGQSPGSSHTYRIRVRDPWGNEYISPRSEAVTVSATSTGDPYSERVISDGAQSYYRLDENSSVALDRAGFADADRGAGISRNATGAVAGNAAAAFDGSGTASIATRNLTPAPNTFSLEAWFQTDSTSGGYIAGFGDARTGNSGSHDRHIWMDNSGRIWFGTWLGSAATVNSAKPYNDGKWHHVTVTLGPSGTVLYVDGVRVSSRTDVTSGQAYNGYWRIGGDNLSGWPGAPASNAFKGNLDEVAVYPTALASSTVMDHYKLSGRTAVVPATPTDGYGKAVYQDEPAAYWRLEETAGDVAADAGQSGNDGLISGTVTRGAAGGVGSGKAFSFGGSDGAVAATAPSTNPTVYSAEAWFKTATTRGGKIIGFGNRNTGSSNNYDRHVYMLDDGRLVFGTYTGAENIVTTGSAYNNDAWHHVVATQSAEGMKLYVDGQLVGTNPQTGAESYTGYWRIGGDSTWGGASSGYFSGSIDEAAVYTSALPESRIRAHYAAGGGTTEEPVTAAFTSSAAGRTASFDASASTPGGEYAWDYGDGTTGTGVSSRHTYTRDGTFTVKLTVTAGGRTVTQSAQVTVGATVPTAAFTVESTALTARFDATGSSDAEGPLASYAWDFGDGTSGTGATVEHEYESAGTYRAVLTVVDSEGATASTQKDVQVAAPAAAAYAVDTFSRTSTSGWGAAEQGGNYNHPGSKANFTVENGIGRIRMSAAGSGPSVYLDSGTYSETEMQVQLGNDKQATGGGIYHHLYLRDVAGAGSYTAKVRYLANGTVNVSLNRDGTFIVPEKAVPGLAYQVGDKLSVRAQATGTTPTTLRIKVWKSGTTEPAGWQLSTTDNTAALQVPGRTGVGVYLSGSASNAPVFSLWDNLWIGAPKP from the coding sequence GTGTCAGCCTTCATCGTCGGGCTCGCCGTGGGCCAGCCGGTGCGGCCGGCTGCGGCAGCGGATGACCCGGTTGTCCCTCCGCCCGAAACGGTCAGCACCGACGTGCTGACCACTCCTCAAATCAATGGGGTGGTGTGGGACCTCGCCGTCAACGGAAACGTTGCCTACGCCGTCGGAAGCTTTACCCGTGCGCGTCCGTCCGGCACTGCAACCGGAAGTACCGCGGAGGTTGTGCGTAACAACGCCATGTCCTTCGATATCAGTACGGGCGCCCTCTTGCCGTGGAACCCCAACCTCAATGCCCAGGCGCGGGCAGTGGACGTCAGCCCTGACGGCAGCGAAGTCTTCGTCGGCGGGGAATTCAGCAGCGTCAGCGGCCAGGCACGCAGCAAGCTTGCGGTGTTTAACACCGGAACCGGTGCGTTGAAGCCTTTCAGCACCAGCATCGGCGGCAGCGTGCACAGCATCTCCGTCACCGCCACCACCGTCTACGTGGGCGGCTCCTTCAAAACGGCCGGCGGCCAGAACCGCTCCAACGCGGTTGCCCTCAACCGGTCAACCGCAGCGACCCTGCCGTGGGCGCCATCAACGGATAATATCGTCCACGCGGTTGTCGCCTCTGCCGACAACACCCGCGTGGTACTCGGTGGCCGCTTCCAGACGCTCAACGGCCAGGCACTGGTGGGCATCGGGGCGGTGGATGGCAGTACCGGTGCCACCCAGCCCTGGACCAGTACCCCCATCCCGGCCAGGCAAGGCGAAAACTCATCCTGGGTTACCCAGCTGGTGGAAACCAATGGGGTGATCTATGGTTCTGCCAACGGGGACGGCGGGCACTGGTTCGATGGACGCTTTGCGGCGGACTTCACTACCGGCGACCTGGTCTGGCTCGATAACTGCTACGGCGCCAGCACCGACGTCGCCGTCATGGGCCAGGCGATGTACAGCGTCTCGCACGCCCACGACTGCACCTCGCTGGGAGAATTCCCCGAAAGCAACCCGCAGTCCTGGCGCCGCGGACTAGCCGAGACCACCTACGCCACCGGTACCGACAAGGGCGCCCCGAGCGGAAACAGCAAATACTCCGGGCAACCGGTTCCGAGCCTTCTGCACTGGTACCCCAGCATCAATTCCGGTTTCTATACCAACCAGTTCCAGGGCGGCTGGGCGCTGGCGACGTCGGGCAACTACCTGGTGATGGGCGGGGAATTCACCACGGTCAACGGCAAGAACCAGCAGGGACTGGCCGTGTTCGCAAAGCGGTCGGTGGCGCCGAACAAGATTGCCCCGGTGTATTCCGCAACACTAAAGCCCACGGTCGTGTCCAGGGATGCCGGGACCGTTCGTGTCTCGTGGCCCTCCACCTGGGACTACGACGACGCGACCCTGACCTACGACGTCCTGCGGGACAACAGCCTGACCGCCATCGCCAGCATTGACCAGAAATCATCCTGGTGGCGGACGGCGAGCCTTGGCTATGAGGACCACGGACAGAGCCCGGGATCCTCGCACACATACCGGATCCGCGTACGTGACCCCTGGGGCAATGAGTACATCTCCCCGCGCTCGGAGGCCGTGACGGTCAGCGCCACCTCAACCGGCGACCCGTACTCGGAACGGGTGATCAGCGACGGCGCGCAGTCATACTACCGGCTGGACGAGAACAGTTCCGTGGCACTGGACCGGGCGGGCTTCGCCGATGCCGACCGCGGAGCCGGAATCAGCCGAAACGCTACCGGGGCAGTCGCGGGTAACGCGGCAGCGGCCTTCGATGGGTCGGGAACAGCGTCTATCGCCACCCGCAACCTCACCCCGGCGCCAAACACGTTCAGCCTCGAGGCCTGGTTCCAGACGGACTCCACCAGCGGAGGTTACATCGCCGGCTTCGGCGACGCCCGAACCGGGAACTCCGGCAGCCACGACCGCCACATCTGGATGGACAACTCCGGACGGATCTGGTTCGGAACCTGGTTGGGCAGCGCAGCAACCGTGAATTCGGCGAAACCCTATAACGACGGCAAATGGCACCATGTCACCGTCACCCTGGGCCCCAGCGGAACGGTGCTGTACGTGGACGGGGTACGCGTCTCCAGCCGCACGGACGTGACGTCTGGCCAGGCCTACAACGGTTATTGGCGGATTGGCGGAGACAACCTGTCCGGCTGGCCCGGCGCCCCGGCCAGCAACGCCTTCAAGGGGAACCTGGACGAAGTGGCTGTCTACCCCACCGCTCTGGCGTCCTCCACAGTGATGGACCACTACAAACTGAGTGGACGTACCGCCGTCGTCCCCGCGACCCCGACAGACGGCTACGGAAAGGCCGTCTACCAGGACGAACCGGCAGCGTACTGGCGGCTGGAGGAAACTGCGGGAGACGTTGCCGCCGATGCAGGCCAGTCCGGAAACGATGGCCTGATCTCCGGAACAGTCACCAGGGGTGCTGCCGGCGGCGTGGGCAGCGGAAAGGCTTTCAGCTTCGGCGGAAGCGACGGGGCGGTGGCCGCGACGGCTCCCAGCACGAATCCGACCGTCTACTCCGCGGAGGCCTGGTTCAAGACTGCCACAACAAGGGGTGGCAAGATCATCGGGTTCGGCAACCGAAACACCGGATCGTCGAACAATTATGACCGGCATGTGTACATGCTCGACGACGGCCGGCTGGTATTCGGCACCTACACGGGAGCTGAAAACATCGTGACGACAGGCAGCGCGTACAACAACGACGCCTGGCATCACGTCGTCGCGACTCAGTCGGCCGAGGGCATGAAACTCTACGTGGACGGCCAGCTGGTGGGCACGAATCCGCAAACCGGCGCCGAGAGCTACACCGGCTATTGGCGGATCGGCGGCGACAGCACCTGGGGCGGTGCCTCCAGCGGCTACTTCTCAGGCAGCATCGACGAGGCAGCGGTTTACACCTCGGCGCTGCCCGAATCCCGCATCCGTGCGCACTATGCAGCCGGCGGAGGAACCACGGAGGAACCGGTGACGGCAGCTTTCACTTCCTCCGCCGCGGGCAGGACGGCTTCCTTTGACGCCTCCGCATCGACACCGGGCGGGGAGTATGCCTGGGACTACGGTGACGGTACGACCGGAACCGGGGTCAGTTCCAGGCACACCTACACACGGGACGGCACTTTTACGGTAAAGCTGACCGTCACGGCGGGCGGGCGTACAGTGACGCAGTCCGCCCAGGTCACCGTGGGAGCCACGGTTCCGACGGCAGCGTTCACCGTTGAGTCCACGGCGCTGACTGCCCGGTTTGACGCAACCGGCTCGTCCGACGCCGAGGGGCCCTTGGCCTCCTACGCTTGGGACTTCGGGGACGGGACGTCCGGAACCGGGGCAACGGTGGAGCACGAGTACGAATCCGCAGGCACGTACCGGGCAGTCCTGACGGTCGTTGACAGTGAGGGCGCAACCGCCAGTACACAGAAGGATGTGCAAGTGGCTGCGCCGGCAGCTGCCGCCTATGCCGTGGACACGTTCTCCCGTACCTCAACCAGCGGTTGGGGAGCGGCGGAGCAGGGCGGCAATTACAACCACCCCGGCTCCAAGGCGAATTTCACCGTGGAGAACGGCATTGGCAGGATCCGGATGTCCGCGGCCGGTTCCGGCCCGAGCGTGTACCTGGACTCGGGGACCTACTCGGAAACCGAGATGCAGGTGCAATTGGGCAATGACAAACAAGCCACGGGCGGCGGTATCTACCATCACCTCTATCTGCGGGACGTTGCCGGAGCAGGGTCCTACACCGCCAAGGTCCGCTACCTCGCCAACGGGACCGTCAACGTCAGCCTGAACCGGGACGGGACCTTCATTGTCCCGGAGAAGGCAGTCCCCGGGCTGGCTTACCAGGTGGGGGACAAGCTCTCCGTCCGCGCACAGGCAACTGGAACGACGCCCACCACCTTGCGGATCAAGGTGTGGAAAAGCGGAACCACCGAACCAGCGGGATGGCAGCTGAGCACCACCGACAACACGGCGGCACTACAGGTGCCGGGACGCACCGGGGTAGGAGTCTACCTTTCCGGGTCGGCATCGAACGCGCCGGTGTTCTCGCTCTGGGACAACCTCTGGATCGGTGCACCCAAACCCTGA
- a CDS encoding CDP-alcohol phosphatidyltransferase family protein, whose translation MAARTSAGPGYRDAVARLSTAQKTSKGAPAYSRYINRRLGRYLAALAHQTGLRPNQVTAISAVCTFSGIATAVLAGPGPLAAIVIPALLILGYALDSADGQLARLTGGGSPAGEWLDHTVDAFKVGSIHLAVLVCWWRFFPLETAWLLVPLIFQVAATVHFVSTLLMDQLRRGNRAHHGTLVAGDGHSSALYSLAVVPTDFGLMCLVFFLFAWPAAFVGVYSALCAATVAFLLLALRKWYREVKAWN comes from the coding sequence GTGGCAGCACGAACATCGGCCGGGCCGGGCTACCGTGATGCGGTAGCCCGGCTGTCGACCGCGCAAAAAACGTCCAAGGGCGCTCCCGCCTACTCCCGATACATCAACCGCAGGCTCGGCCGCTACCTTGCTGCGTTGGCTCATCAGACGGGCCTTCGACCCAACCAGGTGACTGCGATCAGCGCCGTTTGCACTTTCTCGGGCATTGCGACGGCGGTGCTGGCCGGCCCTGGCCCACTGGCCGCCATCGTCATACCCGCCCTGCTGATTCTTGGCTATGCCCTGGATTCAGCCGACGGACAGCTCGCGAGGCTTACCGGTGGCGGATCGCCCGCGGGGGAGTGGCTGGACCACACCGTGGACGCCTTCAAAGTGGGCTCCATCCATCTTGCCGTGCTGGTGTGCTGGTGGCGCTTTTTCCCGCTGGAGACGGCGTGGCTGCTTGTTCCCCTCATCTTCCAGGTCGCGGCCACGGTGCACTTCGTCTCCACCCTGCTGATGGACCAGCTACGGCGGGGCAATCGGGCACATCACGGCACACTGGTGGCGGGTGACGGCCATTCCTCGGCTCTGTATTCACTGGCCGTGGTCCCTACCGATTTCGGACTTATGTGCCTGGTGTTCTTCCTATTCGCGTGGCCGGCCGCCTTCGTCGGGGTCTATTCAGCACTGTGCGCCGCCACGGTCGCATTCCTGCTGCTCGCGCTGCGGAAGTGGTACCGGGAGGTCAAAGCATGGAACTGA
- a CDS encoding Wzz/FepE/Etk N-terminal domain-containing protein has translation MELNEYVKLFRRRLLMILFIAFLGVDAALLVTWLSPKTYEAHSTVFIRADSPNSSSYEDSQFTLQRVRNYPDLVNSPQVLQPVVDVLGGDYSVEALGREVSAENPADTVYVQVTGRSNTPEMAVRLTNLVTQNLAEQIRVLEAGGDRSVAIDPRITVPAIAPSSPTSPNPVVNLALGLIGGLTVGMLVAVAGAGRDRRIFTARDVRDVTGLEVVANVRAVTGRPQSKNVAHAPADVGSYRELLTHVLLANEGALPKVLLATAACPGADGGSARLMEGWAAFLARTGRRVCLVEADRQQQPAFGMKPTTRGLLEALGAGEPLSSVVVPVRENSLYVLPAGTAHVHPADLMRRVGPALGELSADFDVVLIHSRFDSRPLSNEVLSSVAQGALILACYGRTTDDQLDLAALELRALKVRPLGVVLLSIPRNRRKTVPTRALAEGETAVDAKTGEPTVGVAGGGKG, from the coding sequence ATGGAACTGAACGAATACGTCAAACTGTTCCGCCGCCGTCTCCTGATGATCCTGTTCATCGCCTTCCTTGGCGTCGACGCAGCGTTGTTGGTGACCTGGCTTTCCCCCAAAACCTACGAGGCGCACTCCACCGTTTTCATCCGCGCGGATTCCCCCAACAGTTCTTCCTACGAGGACTCACAGTTCACCTTGCAGCGGGTACGCAACTATCCGGATCTGGTAAACAGCCCGCAGGTCCTGCAGCCGGTCGTGGATGTCCTTGGCGGGGATTACAGCGTCGAGGCCCTTGGCCGGGAGGTCAGCGCGGAAAACCCTGCGGACACCGTGTACGTCCAAGTCACCGGGCGATCGAATACACCGGAGATGGCGGTGCGGCTGACAAATCTGGTGACGCAGAACCTGGCTGAGCAGATACGCGTCCTGGAAGCCGGCGGGGACAGGAGCGTTGCAATCGATCCGCGCATTACGGTTCCGGCAATTGCGCCCTCCAGTCCAACATCCCCCAACCCAGTGGTGAACCTGGCCCTGGGTCTTATTGGAGGGCTGACGGTGGGGATGCTGGTAGCGGTCGCCGGTGCAGGCCGGGACCGCCGGATTTTCACCGCACGCGACGTCAGGGACGTCACGGGGCTGGAGGTAGTGGCAAATGTCCGGGCCGTCACCGGCCGCCCCCAGTCCAAGAACGTTGCCCATGCCCCGGCGGATGTGGGGAGTTATCGTGAACTGCTGACCCACGTTCTCCTGGCCAATGAGGGAGCCCTGCCCAAGGTGCTGTTGGCCACGGCCGCCTGCCCTGGCGCGGACGGAGGGTCCGCCAGGCTGATGGAGGGATGGGCCGCGTTCCTGGCCCGGACAGGACGGCGGGTGTGCCTGGTTGAAGCCGACCGGCAGCAGCAACCGGCTTTCGGGATGAAACCAACCACGCGGGGGCTGCTGGAAGCCCTTGGTGCGGGTGAACCGCTGAGCAGCGTCGTCGTCCCGGTGCGGGAGAACTCCCTCTACGTGCTGCCGGCAGGTACCGCACACGTACACCCTGCGGATCTGATGCGTAGGGTGGGTCCTGCCCTTGGCGAACTGTCGGCTGACTTTGATGTGGTTCTCATCCATAGCCGGTTCGATTCCCGTCCGCTCAGTAACGAGGTCTTGTCGTCCGTGGCGCAGGGCGCTCTCATTCTCGCCTGTTACGGGCGGACCACTGATGACCAGCTGGACCTGGCCGCTTTGGAGCTGCGGGCGTTGAAAGTCCGTCCGCTGGGCGTTGTGCTGCTCAGCATCCCGCGGAATCGCAGGAAAACGGTACCGACGCGGGCGCTGGCCGAGGGGGAAACGGCAGTGGACGCCAAGACCGGAGAACCGACGGTGGGAGTCGCAGGCGGGGGGAAGGGGTGA
- a CDS encoding O-antigen ligase family protein: protein MRRYTAVLPYAIWLLVLISLVPWRKGVYYDGGADPVVVSKAVLQIGALLLAVSWAGMRAGRLHALGARTFLLMGLFLALGTVGSLQAGSVPASTVLSVRMILLVATVGFVMKAAGGPKALGTLLVSMGLVGLLIGATGIGLAISGERLRGTVPEVPPNVIALLCGASALGALHRLARGKSSPAMAAATAALVVAVAATGSRTGIMAGLLAFIVNLLYIRRPSPRLMGTLLTAIPALFAVVAFTPVLTGLLLRSGGGSISTLNSRTIAWQAVLSMPADRWERWIGSGLDVKTVSVAGQYWESQVLDSSWVSALAQAGLLGTAVLGILAVATLIGAFRRGGPDAGLVPAMLIFILVRSFLENGLTEASPALTLFVVLALMVEPAALAGTPPRTNAFRPAPLRGEFSRRQTGTASAKSYGALAHPTGFAAGQRTKAPR from the coding sequence GTGAGACGGTACACGGCCGTCCTGCCCTATGCCATTTGGCTGTTGGTACTCATTAGCCTGGTGCCGTGGCGCAAGGGGGTGTACTACGACGGCGGGGCGGACCCGGTAGTAGTCAGCAAGGCGGTGCTGCAGATAGGTGCGCTCCTGCTTGCCGTTTCCTGGGCGGGAATGCGCGCTGGCCGCCTGCATGCGCTGGGCGCACGCACCTTCCTGTTGATGGGCCTGTTTCTGGCCCTCGGAACGGTGGGATCCCTGCAGGCAGGGAGTGTTCCGGCCTCTACGGTCCTTTCGGTCCGGATGATCCTGCTGGTCGCGACGGTAGGTTTTGTGATGAAGGCAGCCGGCGGACCTAAAGCCCTGGGAACGTTACTGGTGTCCATGGGGCTTGTCGGGCTGCTGATCGGCGCCACCGGGATCGGCCTGGCCATCTCCGGCGAGCGGCTGCGGGGCACGGTTCCGGAAGTGCCACCAAACGTCATTGCCCTCCTCTGCGGTGCTTCGGCCCTGGGCGCGCTTCATAGGTTGGCGCGGGGGAAGTCCAGCCCGGCCATGGCTGCGGCCACGGCCGCTCTGGTCGTGGCCGTGGCGGCAACCGGGTCCCGCACCGGGATCATGGCAGGGCTCTTGGCGTTCATAGTGAATTTGCTGTACATCCGCCGCCCGTCGCCGCGGCTGATGGGCACTCTGCTGACGGCGATCCCGGCACTGTTTGCAGTGGTCGCTTTCACCCCGGTACTGACCGGACTTCTACTGCGGTCCGGCGGGGGGTCCATTTCCACCCTGAACTCGCGCACTATTGCATGGCAGGCTGTGCTCTCCATGCCTGCCGACCGATGGGAGCGGTGGATTGGTTCGGGGCTGGATGTGAAAACGGTCAGTGTGGCGGGACAATACTGGGAATCGCAGGTACTTGATTCCAGCTGGGTCTCCGCCCTGGCCCAGGCCGGCCTGCTGGGGACGGCAGTATTAGGCATCCTCGCCGTCGCTACGCTGATCGGCGCCTTCAGGAGGGGCGGCCCGGATGCCGGACTGGTTCCGGCCATGTTGATCTTTATTCTGGTCCGCAGTTTCCTGGAAAACGGCCTCACCGAGGCAAGCCCGGCCCTGACCTTGTTCGTGGTACTCGCCCTTATGGTGGAACCTGCTGCGCTCGCCGGGACCCCTCCGCGCACCAACGCCTTCCGTCCGGCGCCCCTTCGGGGCGAATTCTCACGCCGGCAAACCGGCACCGCTTCCGCCAAAAGCTACGGTGCGTTGGCCCATCCCACCGGTTTCGCTGCCGGTCAGCGAACAAAGGCTCCGAGGTGA
- a CDS encoding right-handed parallel beta-helix repeat-containing protein has protein sequence MSACATGPDDRSVPADKPDAPVIEGGSLPVGKTAYDVPAGALFVAASGGGDANPGSRDAPFRTIRAAVSRAESGATIVVRAGSYNEEIVIPEQKRLVLQAFPNEEVWLDGSRTVDNFVPAGRTFVADHWNAQFDPSPTYTWGEEDGTEAGWRFVDPLYPLAAHPDQVWIDDVPQHQVASQAELGEGNFYVDYSTRRLFIGSSPEGRTVRASTTAKALSIRSSGSTVRGLGIRRYSPSVPHMGAVTAEGSGIVLENLVIRDNATTGLWVGGADTTLTDVTVAANGMLGAAATYADRMTVTGLLAEGNNTERFRPAPVAGGFKITRSRSLTISDSTFADNRATGLWLDESVFDATISNSRMADNASHGVSAEISARISLVNNIITNNGSFGAKINDTSDVRVWNNTFSGNRRQLNVVQDERRGDNPDLPGHDPRDPEDPEMTWINGPVDIHNNIFAGTSEPGGCLLCVEDYSREFSAVQLQIHAAGNAYHRERDGMPFAPLIWAGEDGKSVTFESLKDFHRTTGQEPDTLEIIGASPLDPDTFAAPSLDGQAGHVALPLPADLAGLSRVPEGTRHLGAFVR, from the coding sequence ATGTCTGCATGCGCAACGGGTCCGGACGACAGATCGGTCCCGGCGGACAAACCCGATGCCCCCGTGATCGAAGGCGGATCCCTGCCGGTTGGAAAAACGGCCTATGACGTTCCTGCCGGTGCCCTCTTCGTGGCAGCCTCCGGTGGCGGCGATGCCAACCCCGGCAGTAGGGATGCTCCGTTCCGGACCATCCGTGCCGCAGTCAGCCGGGCGGAGAGCGGGGCCACAATCGTTGTGCGGGCCGGTTCGTACAATGAGGAGATCGTGATCCCGGAGCAGAAGAGGCTCGTTCTGCAGGCCTTTCCGAACGAGGAGGTCTGGCTTGACGGAAGCCGAACCGTGGACAATTTTGTCCCGGCGGGACGGACGTTCGTCGCTGATCATTGGAACGCCCAGTTCGATCCCAGCCCCACGTATACCTGGGGCGAAGAAGACGGCACTGAGGCCGGCTGGAGATTCGTTGACCCGCTGTATCCACTCGCTGCCCATCCGGACCAGGTCTGGATCGACGATGTGCCGCAGCACCAGGTCGCCAGCCAGGCCGAACTCGGGGAAGGTAACTTCTATGTGGATTACTCCACGCGGCGCCTCTTCATCGGATCCTCCCCGGAGGGCAGGACCGTCCGGGCATCCACCACGGCCAAGGCCCTGTCCATCCGTTCCTCCGGCTCCACGGTGCGCGGACTCGGAATTCGCCGCTACTCCCCTTCCGTGCCACACATGGGGGCCGTAACAGCTGAGGGCTCCGGCATCGTCCTGGAGAACCTGGTGATCCGCGACAACGCCACCACCGGACTGTGGGTAGGAGGCGCAGATACCACGCTGACGGATGTGACAGTAGCTGCCAACGGAATGCTGGGCGCGGCGGCCACCTATGCCGACCGGATGACCGTGACGGGACTGCTCGCCGAGGGGAACAACACAGAACGCTTCCGGCCGGCCCCCGTGGCCGGCGGATTCAAGATCACCCGTAGCCGGTCCCTGACCATCAGTGACAGCACGTTCGCTGACAACAGGGCCACCGGCCTCTGGCTGGACGAATCGGTCTTCGACGCAACCATTAGCAACAGCCGCATGGCCGACAACGCCAGTCACGGCGTTTCCGCCGAAATCTCCGCCCGGATCAGCTTGGTGAACAACATCATCACAAACAACGGGTCCTTCGGGGCGAAGATCAACGACACCAGCGACGTACGCGTTTGGAACAACACCTTCTCGGGTAACCGGCGCCAGCTGAACGTGGTGCAGGACGAACGCCGGGGTGACAATCCCGACCTGCCCGGCCACGATCCCCGGGACCCGGAGGACCCGGAAATGACCTGGATCAACGGCCCCGTCGACATCCACAACAACATCTTCGCGGGCACCAGCGAACCCGGGGGCTGCCTGCTGTGCGTGGAGGATTACTCGCGGGAATTCTCCGCCGTTCAACTGCAGATCCACGCCGCGGGCAATGCCTACCATCGTGAACGCGACGGCATGCCCTTCGCCCCACTGATCTGGGCTGGCGAAGATGGAAAGTCGGTTACCTTCGAGAGCCTGAAGGACTTCCACCGCACCACCGGCCAGGAGCCGGACACTCTCGAAATCATCGGCGCCAGCCCTCTTGACCCTGACACCTTCGCCGCACCCTCGCTTGATGGCCAGGCCGGCCACGTAGCCCTGCCCCTTCCGGCGGACCTGGCCGGGCTGTCCCGTGTGCCCGAGGGAACCCGTCACCTCGGAGCCTTTGTTCGCTGA